A DNA window from Cobetia marina contains the following coding sequences:
- the moaC gene encoding cyclic pyranopterin monophosphate synthase MoaC yields the protein MSLTHLNARGEAHMVDVADKQETRREARASARVSMLPATLALLAEGGLPKGDVLATARIAGIQAAKRTHELIPLCHALMLSKVTVDFTLDEVNSCVEIQVFCRLNGRTGVEMEALTAASVAALTLYDMCKAVDKGIVIGDIQLETKTGGKSGDWQREAMQEEAPAPTGVPAALAVASEDVSPVTAVNGNLRILFLAELRERLDLESLSLNPATLADATVGGLKRTLALRDPQLEALNDSRVLCAVNQDMVRDDHPLKAGDEVAFFPPVTGG from the coding sequence ATGAGCCTTACCCATCTCAACGCCCGCGGCGAAGCCCATATGGTCGATGTCGCGGACAAGCAGGAAACCCGGCGCGAGGCCCGTGCCAGTGCGCGGGTCAGCATGCTGCCTGCCACGCTGGCCTTGTTGGCGGAGGGCGGCCTGCCCAAGGGAGATGTGCTGGCCACGGCGCGTATCGCCGGCATCCAGGCAGCCAAGCGCACCCATGAGCTGATCCCGCTCTGCCATGCCTTGATGCTCTCCAAGGTCACGGTCGATTTCACGCTGGATGAAGTGAACAGCTGTGTCGAGATACAGGTGTTCTGTCGCCTCAACGGCCGCACAGGTGTCGAGATGGAAGCGCTGACGGCTGCCTCCGTGGCAGCACTGACCCTGTATGACATGTGCAAGGCGGTGGATAAGGGCATCGTGATCGGCGACATCCAGCTGGAAACCAAGACAGGTGGCAAGAGCGGTGACTGGCAGCGTGAGGCCATGCAGGAGGAGGCGCCAGCCCCGACGGGAGTGCCGGCCGCCCTGGCAGTCGCATCCGAGGACGTGTCGCCTGTCACGGCGGTGAACGGCAATCTGCGCATCCTGTTTCTGGCCGAGCTGCGTGAGCGTCTCGACCTTGAGTCACTCTCGCTCAACCCTGCCACCCTGGCCGATGCCACGGTCGGTGGGCTCAAGCGCACCCTGGCACTGCGTGATCCGCAGCTGGAAGCGCTCAATGACTCGCGCGTGCTGTGCGCCGTGAACCAGGACATGGTGCGTGATGATCATCCTCTGAAGGCCGGTGATGAAGTCGCTTTCTTCCCGCCCGTCACGGGAGGCTGA
- a CDS encoding molybdenum cofactor biosynthesis protein MoaE, whose amino-acid sequence MTTPLATADRAFSVSIQSADFDIRAEQAALTHARGDIGAVVTFTGLVRDFNERPDVQALTLEHYPGMTERSLQALLVEAQERFALTGARIIHRIGRLAPMDNIVLVLVASAHRQAAFAGCDFLMDNLKSRAPFWKKEHTASGDYWVQERSSDRDALERWHSSAEGARTHSAKQDSLTPVTPQTLGDG is encoded by the coding sequence ATGACGACACCCCTTGCGACTGCCGATCGGGCCTTTTCGGTCAGCATCCAGTCAGCGGATTTCGATATTCGCGCCGAGCAGGCGGCCCTGACCCATGCTCGGGGGGATATCGGTGCGGTGGTGACCTTTACCGGGCTGGTGCGTGATTTCAATGAACGCCCCGATGTCCAGGCACTGACACTGGAGCATTATCCCGGCATGACGGAGCGCAGCTTGCAGGCGTTGCTGGTGGAAGCGCAGGAACGTTTCGCGCTGACAGGGGCGCGTATCATCCATCGCATCGGGCGCCTGGCGCCCATGGACAATATCGTGCTGGTGCTGGTGGCAAGCGCGCATCGTCAGGCCGCCTTTGCCGGTTGTGACTTTCTGATGGACAACCTCAAGTCGCGTGCGCCTTTCTGGAAAAAGGAGCATACCGCCTCTGGCGATTACTGGGTGCAGGAGCGCTCCAGTGATCGCGATGCTCTGGAGCGCTGGCACTCTTCGGCAGAAGGCGCTCGGACACACTCTGCCAAGCAGGATTCCCTGACTCCTGTGACACCTCAGACCCTGGGAGATGGTTGA
- the moaA gene encoding GTP 3',8-cyclase MoaA: METLVDDFGRRIRYVRLSVTDRCDFRCVYCMSEEMTFLPRDEVLSLEEIALLARAFVELGVEKIRLTGGEPLVRRDIGTLVEDIGALDGLKDFSMTTNGAGLVKHAARLKAAGMQRLNISLDSLDSERFKALTRTGDLDKVIAGIRAARAEGFRIKLNAVVLKGRNDHEVVSLVDFARQEGLDISFIEEMPLGQVSDHGREETFCSSDEVQARIEEHHALIPTLEDSLGPARYFRMADSETRVGFISPHSHNFCSTCNRVRVTVEGRLLLCLGNEHSLDLRAIMRRDPGNIEPLKAAIIEAMHLKPERHHFTTDGDVQIVRFMNMTGG, encoded by the coding sequence ATGGAAACCCTGGTCGATGATTTCGGGCGTCGCATTCGCTATGTGCGTCTCTCCGTGACGGATCGCTGTGACTTTCGCTGTGTCTATTGCATGAGCGAGGAGATGACATTTCTACCGCGGGACGAGGTATTGAGTCTCGAGGAAATCGCCCTGCTGGCACGCGCCTTCGTGGAGCTTGGGGTCGAAAAGATTCGCCTGACCGGTGGTGAGCCATTGGTCAGACGCGATATCGGTACTCTGGTGGAAGATATCGGCGCGCTTGACGGGCTGAAGGATTTCTCCATGACCACCAATGGGGCGGGCCTGGTCAAGCATGCCGCTCGTCTCAAGGCCGCCGGCATGCAGCGCCTCAACATCAGTCTTGATTCTCTGGATTCTGAGCGCTTCAAGGCCCTGACGCGTACGGGGGATCTCGACAAGGTGATCGCCGGTATCCGGGCCGCGCGGGCAGAAGGCTTTCGCATCAAGCTCAATGCTGTCGTGCTCAAGGGGCGCAATGATCATGAGGTCGTTTCTCTGGTCGACTTCGCGCGCCAGGAAGGGTTGGATATCAGCTTCATCGAGGAAATGCCGCTTGGGCAGGTGTCCGATCACGGGCGTGAGGAGACGTTCTGTTCCAGCGATGAAGTGCAGGCGCGGATAGAGGAGCATCACGCGCTCATACCGACGCTGGAAGACAGTCTGGGACCGGCCCGGTATTTCCGCATGGCAGACAGTGAAACGCGCGTAGGCTTCATCTCGCCGCACAGTCACAACTTCTGCTCGACCTGCAATCGTGTTCGAGTGACGGTAGAAGGGCGTCTACTGCTATGTCTGGGCAATGAGCACTCGCTGGATCTGCGTGCCATCATGCGCCGTGACCCCGGCAATATCGAACCTCTCAAGGCGGCCATCATCGAGGCGATGCATCTCAAGCCGGAGCGTCACCACTTCACGACCGATGGTGATGTCCAGATCGTCCGCTTCATGAACATGACCGGTGGCTGA
- a CDS encoding H-NS family histone-like protein — translation MTAESLEKIARNKNVARAAARQLSMEQLHKLSEVINEVIEQKAEEDEQRREEEIAKERKLAEIRDAMIEAGLSVDDLVSDQPKRRGRPPKNKSAQ, via the coding sequence ATGACCGCAGAATCCCTGGAAAAGATCGCTCGCAACAAGAATGTCGCACGTGCAGCGGCACGCCAGTTGTCCATGGAACAACTGCACAAGCTTTCTGAAGTCATCAATGAAGTCATTGAGCAGAAAGCCGAGGAAGATGAACAGCGTCGCGAAGAAGAAATCGCCAAGGAGCGCAAGCTTGCCGAGATTCGTGATGCGATGATCGAAGCGGGTCTTTCCGTCGATGACCTGGTCAGTGACCAGCCGAAGCGTCGCGGTCGTCCGCCGAAGAACAAGTCAGCACAGTAA
- a CDS encoding ribonuclease J, which translates to MNLTLYGYQDHWIAVDCGMMIRQDLPEGPLQVPDTESLASLGICPEMLVITHGHEDHIGAVAWLWPKWRCPIIATPLAAGLLRAKFAERELETSSLQIIEVDEGFESGPFALRLLPLTHSIPESCSLLIVTPEYRVMHTGDWKLDPEPLIGEPTDPERYQALAPVDLVVGDSTNAPLPGHSRSEGEVARALEKTLAGCRGRVVVTCFASNLARILALGRAAARNGRRVTLLGRSMERMVRVARGLGYLEDFPPLVPVKDLGYLPPEEVMVIATGSQGEPRAALSRLANSRHPDFELAAGDTVIFSSKAIPGNELAIGKLHNALTRLGVGIMEEKQFPDLHASGHPAQEELRTFYGWLKPTRLLPVHGEYRHQLAHTQVAQSLGIEAPLIPVNGDVIRLDAQGLSVEKRLTLQERIIEHDKVRPLDSMDRRARARLGRHGSVSLALPLTLQEAGWVRIGRLMLDVSGTARLDEDSFAEWLDDTLAGLETTDIDTVKQQLNSRINRWLRNHLRHEPVLFLHVMTMGDS; encoded by the coding sequence ATGAATCTGACGCTATATGGTTACCAGGATCACTGGATCGCCGTGGATTGCGGCATGATGATTCGCCAGGATCTTCCTGAAGGCCCCTTGCAGGTACCCGACACCGAATCGCTGGCAAGCCTGGGCATCTGCCCGGAGATGCTGGTGATTACCCATGGTCACGAAGACCATATCGGTGCCGTTGCCTGGCTGTGGCCGAAATGGCGCTGTCCGATCATCGCCACACCACTGGCCGCGGGCCTGCTGCGGGCCAAGTTCGCGGAACGCGAACTCGAGACGTCCAGCCTGCAGATCATCGAGGTCGATGAAGGCTTCGAGTCCGGGCCCTTCGCCTTGCGCCTGCTGCCGTTGACCCACTCAATTCCCGAGAGCTGCTCGCTGCTGATCGTCACACCGGAATATCGCGTGATGCACACCGGTGACTGGAAGCTGGACCCGGAGCCGCTGATCGGTGAGCCCACTGACCCGGAGCGCTATCAGGCGCTGGCGCCGGTCGATCTCGTGGTCGGCGACTCCACCAATGCCCCTCTGCCCGGCCACTCACGCAGTGAAGGCGAGGTGGCGCGTGCACTGGAGAAGACGCTGGCCGGCTGCCGTGGGCGGGTCGTGGTGACCTGCTTCGCGAGCAACCTGGCGCGCATCCTGGCACTGGGTCGTGCGGCGGCTCGCAATGGCCGTCGGGTCACGCTGCTGGGCCGCTCGATGGAACGCATGGTGCGGGTGGCACGCGGACTGGGCTATCTGGAAGATTTCCCGCCGCTGGTGCCGGTAAAGGACTTGGGCTATCTGCCGCCGGAAGAGGTGATGGTGATCGCGACCGGCAGCCAGGGCGAGCCACGCGCGGCACTCTCACGCCTGGCCAACTCGCGCCACCCTGATTTCGAGCTGGCGGCGGGCGACACGGTCATCTTCTCCTCCAAGGCCATTCCCGGCAATGAACTGGCGATCGGCAAGCTGCACAATGCCCTGACTCGCCTGGGCGTCGGCATCATGGAAGAGAAGCAGTTCCCGGATCTGCATGCTTCAGGCCATCCCGCCCAAGAGGAGCTGCGCACCTTCTACGGCTGGCTGAAACCCACGCGGTTGCTGCCGGTGCACGGCGAATACCGTCACCAGCTGGCGCACACCCAGGTAGCACAGTCCCTGGGCATCGAGGCACCGCTGATTCCCGTCAATGGTGACGTGATTCGTCTCGATGCTCAGGGGCTGTCCGTGGAAAAGCGTCTGACGTTGCAGGAGCGGATCATCGAGCACGACAAGGTGCGGCCACTTGACTCGATGGACCGTCGTGCACGAGCGCGTCTCGGACGCCATGGCAGCGTATCGCTCGCCTTGCCCCTGACGCTGCAGGAAGCCGGTTGGGTGCGTATCGGCCGCCTGATGCTGGACGTCAGTGGTACAGCCAGACTGGATGAAGACAGCTTCGCCGAGTGGCTCGATGACACCCTGGCCGGACTCGAGACCACCGACATCGACACCGTGAAACAGCAATTGAACAGCAGAATCAATCGCTGGCTACGCAATCATCTGCGTCACGAGCCGGTGCTCTTTCTGCATGTGATGACCATGGGTGACAGCTGA
- the purU gene encoding formyltetrahydrofolate deformylase, with translation MSHAYRLVVSCPDQVGIVARVSTFIAEQGGWITEANQHSDLGAGRFFMRYEINPESIGLSAAELSKRFAPIGEEFGMEWRVHDTAARKRVVLMVSKDSHCLVDLLHRWQSGDLECDIPCVISNHEDMRSLVEWHGIPFHHVPVDKNDKAPAFAEVERLVEEAEADSIVLARYMQIIPPSLCERYAGRLINIHHSFLPSFIGAKPYHQAFGRGVKLIGATCHYVTEELDAGPIIEQDIHRVTHCHTAEDLVRIGRDVEQKVLSRGLRWHLEDRVLIHGNKTIVFA, from the coding sequence ATGTCACACGCCTATCGCCTGGTGGTGTCCTGCCCTGATCAGGTGGGAATTGTTGCCCGAGTCTCTACCTTCATCGCCGAGCAAGGCGGTTGGATCACCGAAGCCAATCAGCATTCCGATCTGGGTGCGGGTCGATTCTTCATGCGCTATGAGATCAACCCCGAGTCCATCGGCCTCAGCGCCGCTGAACTCAGCAAGCGCTTCGCGCCGATCGGGGAAGAGTTCGGAATGGAGTGGCGGGTGCATGACACGGCCGCTCGCAAGCGTGTCGTGCTGATGGTGTCCAAGGATTCCCATTGCCTGGTGGACCTGTTGCACCGCTGGCAGTCGGGGGATCTGGAATGCGATATCCCTTGTGTCATCTCCAATCACGAAGACATGCGCTCACTGGTCGAATGGCACGGCATTCCGTTCCACCATGTGCCGGTGGACAAGAATGACAAGGCGCCGGCATTTGCCGAGGTCGAACGACTGGTGGAAGAGGCCGAGGCCGACAGCATCGTGCTGGCGCGTTACATGCAGATCATCCCGCCGAGCCTCTGCGAGCGCTATGCCGGCCGCCTGATCAACATCCACCACAGCTTCCTGCCGTCCTTCATCGGTGCCAAGCCGTACCATCAGGCCTTCGGCCGCGGCGTGAAGCTGATCGGCGCTACCTGTCACTACGTGACCGAGGAGCTGGATGCCGGCCCGATCATCGAGCAGGACATCCATCGAGTCACCCATTGCCACACCGCGGAAGACCTGGTGCGCATCGGGCGTGACGTGGAGCAGAAGGTACTGTCGCGTGGCCTGCGCTGGCACCTGGAAGACCGCGTGCTGATCCACGGCAACAAGACCATCGTCTTTGCCTGA
- a CDS encoding LysR family transcriptional regulator yields MARLTPPDSSSPASLEALPSLNALRAFDVAARFESASRAAEALHVTHGAVSRQIRQLEETLGTQLFDRAGRGLKLTPAGHELAAATRHHLSGLARVCADLSRSDARAPFVLSCPGSFLARWFIPRLGALKAALPELELHLTASDDNEGLRSGVDGVLRFQTPPFTQAEHQETRILGTERIGPVLRPDTDWLGETTATPAPQTLLTLPLLHTRSRPQAWPDWCSRQGLSSEQLHYAQGFEHLNYLLEATLVGLGVGITPDYLVEEDLRSRRLIAPWGFVETRACLTLTLPESGRTRARHPHAKALADWLARELNTPPVTSRNP; encoded by the coding sequence ATGGCCCGCCTGACTCCGCCCGATTCATCCTCTCCCGCCTCTCTGGAGGCATTGCCCTCGCTGAATGCCTTGCGCGCCTTCGATGTGGCGGCTCGCTTCGAGAGCGCGTCGCGTGCCGCCGAGGCGCTGCACGTGACCCACGGCGCCGTCAGTCGTCAGATTCGCCAGCTTGAGGAAACGCTGGGGACACAGCTGTTCGACCGTGCTGGCCGCGGGCTGAAGCTGACGCCGGCGGGTCATGAGCTGGCGGCTGCCACACGCCATCACTTGAGCGGCCTGGCACGGGTCTGTGCGGACCTTTCCCGCAGTGATGCCCGCGCGCCCTTCGTGCTCAGCTGCCCGGGCTCCTTCCTCGCCCGCTGGTTCATTCCGCGGCTGGGTGCCCTCAAGGCAGCCCTTCCGGAGCTTGAACTGCATCTGACTGCCAGTGACGACAACGAAGGCCTGCGCTCTGGCGTGGATGGCGTGCTGCGCTTTCAGACTCCCCCCTTCACCCAGGCTGAGCATCAGGAAACGCGAATTCTCGGCACGGAGCGCATCGGCCCGGTGCTGCGTCCGGACACTGACTGGCTGGGCGAGACCACCGCGACTCCCGCACCACAGACTCTGCTGACCTTGCCGCTGCTGCACACCCGCTCGCGCCCGCAGGCCTGGCCGGACTGGTGCTCACGCCAGGGCCTGTCCAGCGAACAACTGCACTACGCGCAAGGCTTCGAGCACCTCAACTATCTGCTGGAAGCGACGCTGGTGGGATTGGGCGTGGGCATCACGCCGGATTATCTGGTCGAGGAGGACCTGCGCAGCAGACGCCTGATCGCGCCGTGGGGCTTTGTCGAGACACGCGCCTGCCTGACGCTGACGCTGCCCGAGAGCGGTCGCACACGGGCACGACACCCTCATGCAAAAGCCCTCGCCGACTGGCTGGCACGGGAGCTGAATACTCCGCCTGTCACCTCTCGCAACCCATGA
- the trpB gene encoding tryptophan synthase subunit beta encodes MSQSTATLRQGPDAKGFFGDFGGRFVAETLMPLILHLQREYEAAKQDPAFAEELAGLSADYVGRQSPLYYAERLTEHLGGAKVYLKREDLMHTGAHKINNALGQVLLARRMGKQRIIAETGAGMHGVATATVAARFGLDCVIYMGSTDIHRQQPNVQRMQLLGAKVIPVTAGDGTLKDAMNEALRDWVTNVDDTFYIIGTVAGPHPYPQLVRDFQSIIGQETRVQLQEKEGRLPDSLVACIGGGSNAMGLFHPFLDEQSVEIIGVEAAGEGLDTSRHAASLKGGLPGVLHGNRTFLLQDDEGQIGDAHSISAGLDYPGIGPEHAWLHDIKRAEYVAATDQEALDAFKMLCRLEGIIPALESSHALAEVIKRAPGLPKDHLMVVNLSGRGDKDMATVTHHLADELGLNPDGE; translated from the coding sequence ATGAGCCAGTCGACTGCTACCCTGCGTCAAGGCCCGGATGCCAAGGGCTTCTTTGGTGACTTCGGCGGCCGATTCGTCGCCGAGACGCTGATGCCGCTGATTCTGCACCTGCAGCGCGAGTATGAAGCCGCCAAGCAGGATCCGGCCTTCGCCGAGGAACTGGCCGGTCTCTCCGCGGATTATGTCGGGCGTCAGAGCCCGCTGTATTACGCCGAGCGCCTGACCGAGCATCTCGGAGGTGCCAAGGTCTATCTCAAGCGGGAAGATCTGATGCACACCGGCGCTCACAAGATCAACAATGCGCTGGGCCAGGTGCTGCTGGCACGCCGCATGGGCAAGCAGCGCATCATCGCCGAGACCGGTGCCGGCATGCACGGCGTGGCGACGGCCACCGTGGCGGCGCGTTTCGGTCTGGACTGCGTGATCTACATGGGCTCCACCGACATTCACCGTCAGCAGCCTAACGTTCAGCGCATGCAGTTGCTGGGCGCCAAGGTGATCCCGGTCACCGCCGGTGATGGCACGTTGAAGGATGCCATGAACGAGGCGCTGCGTGACTGGGTCACCAACGTCGACGATACCTTCTACATCATCGGCACTGTCGCGGGCCCACATCCGTATCCGCAGCTGGTGCGTGACTTCCAGTCCATCATCGGTCAGGAAACCCGCGTCCAGCTGCAGGAGAAGGAAGGCCGTCTGCCGGACTCGCTGGTCGCCTGCATCGGCGGGGGGTCCAACGCCATGGGGTTGTTCCATCCGTTCCTGGACGAGCAAAGCGTCGAGATCATCGGGGTCGAGGCTGCCGGTGAAGGTCTGGACACGTCGCGCCACGCTGCCAGTCTCAAGGGTGGCCTGCCGGGCGTGCTGCACGGTAACCGCACCTTCCTGCTGCAGGATGACGAGGGGCAGATCGGTGATGCGCACTCCATCTCCGCAGGGCTCGACTATCCGGGTATCGGCCCGGAACACGCCTGGTTGCACGACATCAAGCGTGCCGAGTATGTCGCCGCGACCGACCAGGAAGCACTGGACGCCTTCAAGATGCTGTGTCGCCTGGAAGGCATCATCCCGGCGCTGGAGTCTTCCCACGCGCTGGCGGAAGTCATCAAGCGTGCACCGGGCCTGCCGAAGGACCATCTGATGGTGGTCAATCTGAGCGGCCGCGGTGACAAGGACATGGCCACCGTCACCCATCATCTGGCGGACGAGCTGGGCCTGAATCCTGACGGCGAGTAA
- the trpA gene encoding tryptophan synthase subunit alpha, translating to MSTSATDTTSSSRLDRRFAAVRSENRAALVTYITAGDPGYDASLATFLGMAEAGADVIELGMPFTDPMADGLAIQHATQRALKAGQTMDRTLAMVTEFRKQDQDTPIVLMGYYNPIYRRGVATFLEQASQAGVDGLIVVDLPPEHDDELCEPANAAGISFIRLATPTTDSARLPGVLANTSGFLYYVSSNGVTGGAAPTAEKVEAEVGRIREHTEIPVAVGFGIRTAEQAARIGRFADGVVVGSALIDLQANAETPEQGTQAVHALTRELADALKTARH from the coding sequence ATGAGCACTTCCGCTACCGACACCACTTCCAGCAGCCGTCTTGACCGCCGTTTCGCTGCCGTACGCAGCGAGAATCGCGCAGCGCTGGTGACCTACATCACCGCGGGTGACCCCGGCTATGATGCCAGCCTCGCGACCTTCCTCGGCATGGCCGAGGCCGGTGCCGATGTCATCGAGCTGGGCATGCCGTTCACCGACCCGATGGCCGATGGTCTGGCGATCCAGCATGCCACCCAGCGTGCCCTGAAGGCCGGCCAGACGATGGACCGTACCCTGGCGATGGTCACGGAATTCCGCAAGCAGGATCAGGACACGCCCATCGTGCTGATGGGTTACTACAACCCGATCTATCGTCGCGGTGTGGCCACCTTCCTCGAGCAGGCAAGCCAGGCCGGTGTCGATGGCCTGATCGTGGTCGACCTGCCGCCGGAGCACGACGATGAGCTGTGTGAGCCGGCCAATGCCGCCGGTATCAGCTTCATTCGCCTCGCGACACCGACGACTGACAGCGCGCGCCTGCCGGGCGTGTTGGCCAATACCTCAGGCTTCCTCTACTACGTCTCCAGCAATGGCGTGACCGGTGGCGCGGCACCGACTGCCGAGAAGGTCGAGGCCGAAGTGGGCCGTATCCGTGAGCACACCGAGATTCCCGTCGCGGTCGGTTTCGGTATCCGTACCGCAGAGCAGGCGGCGCGTATCGGTCGTTTCGCCGACGGAGTCGTGGTCGGCTCGGCCCTGATCGATCTGCAGGCCAATGCCGAGACACCGGAGCAGGGCACCCAAGCGGTACATGCCTTGACCCGTGAACTGGCGGATGCGCTGAAGACGGCGCGCCACTGA
- a CDS encoding EAL domain-containing protein: MNPSASSAAATSAASVDGLEGSNCLHQLLQHTSNGVCGYDLQGRVQWVNPAFEELTGYRAEDLAGQVLSEFLTGEDSDRTVIARMHQQCELGEPSDEELLHHDANGRPLRLRLRCIPLMAADGTLTGYLGVHTDVTQAHLALELSHSQLRLLESVTAGQPLDKTLLDLCQAIEAVATRVRSSLLLLDEAGTRIIGGKAPSLPPSFMQFTSGLRIGEGVGTCGTAMWRREQVLTPAIGEDPAWEGFRHHPHALGLDACLSMPILDDAGNPLGSFAFYATSGDVFNDSHLGLLKVAVNVARLAIERHRRDEQLTYQALHDALTGLPNRRLLRRKLGAFADLALEEARVGALMFLDLDHFKRLNDVLGHDAGDRALIQIAARLEQLLEPGDVLARQGGDEFIVLLAPRFGGMEDARARAMHVGEEFLARLRVPVELEGRAHQLSGSLGITLYPRPDEAGEGYQTLSGTAEDEGDDWGHLLHEADIALYESKGAGRARMCFFSPDMRNRIIAATQMEQSLRSALSRQHLEVHLQPQFSLQSDASLEHQLPRLCGLEALLRWNDPLLGNVSPATFIPIAEESGLIVELGHWVLGQACAVLEDMATRGHQLPIAVNVSQVQFRSAEFVPQVAALLKRHAFAPDMLRMEITESLAAEDEADMLEKVDQLAALGLTFSIDDFGIGYSNLARLRRMPLSELKIDRSFIKDLRLIDDDGLAAPAPGETPGQEVCHANEIVRAMLVMARALSLEVVAEGVETSEQFEVLRQLGCQRVQGYLLGRPRPMKDVLDEIEAGVLGA; the protein is encoded by the coding sequence ATGAATCCATCAGCGTCCTCCGCCGCGGCCACCTCCGCTGCTTCGGTTGACGGCCTGGAAGGCAGCAATTGCTTGCATCAGCTGTTGCAGCATACTTCCAATGGAGTGTGTGGATACGACCTTCAAGGGCGTGTGCAGTGGGTCAATCCGGCCTTCGAGGAGCTGACGGGATACCGGGCAGAAGACCTGGCCGGTCAGGTGCTCAGTGAATTTCTGACGGGTGAGGATTCCGACAGGACGGTGATCGCCAGAATGCATCAGCAGTGCGAGCTGGGTGAGCCCAGTGACGAGGAGCTGCTCCATCATGATGCGAATGGACGACCGCTGCGCCTTCGTCTGCGCTGCATACCGCTCATGGCCGCCGACGGCACCCTGACCGGTTATCTCGGCGTGCATACCGATGTGACCCAGGCGCATCTGGCGCTGGAGCTCAGCCATTCCCAGCTCAGATTGCTTGAGTCCGTCACGGCTGGCCAGCCGCTGGACAAGACCCTGCTGGACCTGTGTCAGGCCATCGAGGCCGTCGCGACTCGCGTGCGTTCCTCGCTGCTGCTTCTGGATGAGGCAGGTACACGAATCATCGGGGGGAAGGCGCCGAGCCTGCCTCCCAGCTTCATGCAGTTCACCTCCGGCCTGCGTATCGGGGAGGGGGTGGGCACCTGTGGTACGGCGATGTGGCGGCGTGAGCAGGTGCTGACCCCCGCCATCGGCGAGGACCCCGCCTGGGAGGGCTTCCGTCATCATCCCCACGCGCTGGGACTGGATGCCTGTCTCTCCATGCCCATCCTCGATGATGCAGGCAATCCGCTGGGAAGTTTCGCCTTCTATGCCACGTCCGGCGATGTCTTCAACGATAGCCACCTCGGCTTGCTGAAGGTCGCCGTCAACGTGGCTCGATTGGCGATCGAACGCCATCGGCGTGATGAGCAGCTCACCTATCAGGCGCTGCATGATGCATTGACGGGCCTGCCCAATCGTCGGCTGTTGCGTCGCAAGCTCGGAGCCTTCGCGGACCTCGCTCTGGAAGAAGCGCGCGTCGGGGCGTTGATGTTCCTGGATCTGGATCATTTCAAGCGCCTGAACGATGTACTGGGGCATGACGCGGGAGATCGTGCCCTGATCCAGATTGCCGCCCGGCTGGAGCAGTTGCTGGAGCCGGGCGATGTGCTCGCGCGCCAGGGCGGGGATGAGTTCATCGTGCTGCTGGCGCCTCGCTTCGGTGGCATGGAGGACGCCAGGGCCCGAGCGATGCACGTCGGCGAGGAATTTCTGGCACGTCTGCGGGTACCGGTCGAGCTGGAAGGGCGTGCGCATCAGTTGTCCGGCTCACTGGGCATCACGCTGTATCCGCGTCCGGATGAGGCGGGCGAGGGGTATCAGACGCTTTCCGGGACGGCAGAAGACGAGGGAGACGATTGGGGTCATCTGCTGCACGAGGCGGACATCGCGCTCTATGAGAGCAAGGGGGCCGGGCGTGCACGCATGTGCTTCTTCTCACCTGACATGCGCAATCGCATCATCGCCGCCACCCAGATGGAGCAATCCCTGCGCAGTGCGCTTTCCCGTCAGCATCTGGAAGTCCATCTCCAACCGCAATTCTCCCTGCAGTCGGATGCCTCGCTTGAGCATCAACTGCCCAGGCTCTGTGGTCTTGAGGCGTTGCTGCGCTGGAATGACCCGTTGCTGGGGAATGTCTCGCCCGCGACCTTCATCCCGATCGCGGAAGAATCAGGGCTGATCGTCGAGCTGGGCCATTGGGTGCTGGGGCAAGCCTGTGCGGTGTTGGAAGACATGGCGACACGCGGACATCAGCTGCCGATCGCGGTGAATGTCAGTCAGGTACAGTTTCGCAGCGCGGAATTCGTGCCGCAGGTCGCAGCCCTGCTCAAGCGCCATGCCTTCGCGCCGGACATGTTGCGCATGGAGATCACCGAGAGCCTGGCGGCGGAAGATGAGGCCGACATGCTGGAGAAGGTCGACCAGCTGGCGGCGCTGGGGCTGACGTTCTCCATCGACGATTTCGGGATCGGCTATTCCAATCTTGCACGCCTGCGCCGCATGCCGCTCAGTGAGCTGAAGATCGACCGCAGCTTCATCAAGGATCTGCGTCTCATCGATGACGACGGGCTGGCAGCGCCTGCACCTGGCGAGACTCCCGGACAGGAAGTCTGCCATGCCAACGAGATCGTGCGTGCGATGCTGGTGATGGCGCGTGCCCTGTCGCTGGAAGTGGTGGCCGAGGGAGTGGAGACCTCCGAGCAGTTCGAGGTGCTGCGTCAGCTGGGCTGTCAGCGTGTCCAGGGCTATCTGTTGGGGCGCCCCCGTCCCATGAAGGACGTGCTCGATGAGATCGAAGCCGGAGTGCTCGGCGCATGA